A region of the Zootoca vivipara chromosome 3, rZooViv1.1, whole genome shotgun sequence genome:
ACTCGCCCACCATGTCCTAACACTGTGGATTGTTTTGTATCTAGACCAACAGAGAAAACTATCTTCATGGTTTTCATGCACAGTATTGCAGCAGTTTCTCTCTTTCTGAATGTTTTAGAGATTGTCCACTTGGGGATAAAGAAGATTAAAAAGACCCTTTGTGGGACGCTCAAGGAGGAGCTTGTAGCCACTGATAATGACGttaacttttcaaaaaaaaattcagtgataCAGCAGATTTGCATCATGTCTAACTCGTCTCCCCAAGGCAGTTTTAAATTTATGCCAGACCAGCAAGTTGGGCTGCCAGCTTACTTGGCTCCTGAGGAAGGATTCACACCTGCTGAACAAAACCAGAACCCAATAAATGCAGAACAACAATGGTGCAGCAACCAGAGAAGCAAGCCAAATCAGCACCAGGGTCAACTCCACCACCTCTGCAGACATCTAGAACATCCTCATGAGTGGGATCAGCACCACAGACAGCTCCCCAGGCACCTCAAAAATCTCATGGGTCAGCGGCATGACTATCAACAACAGAATGAGTCTTCCAGCAGTGAGGATGTCCAGAAGTCATCACAGCAGGGCACCAACAGCTATCGAAAGAATGAACAGCATCCTCTAGAACATTCCAAGAATCCTCAACATGGTCCTAAAGCTTGCATTATCTCCAGTCATATGGACAGCCCTCAAGGCATTCTTCGAAAGCATAGCCGGGCACTCAGCTGCAAGGACTTAGGAACTGATCGTTGTGACTCTCCAGACAGCGGGCGTCCTCAGAACCGCAAGTCTAGCTTTTTGTCCAGGGTGTTGTCAGAAAGCCAGCTAGACACAGACTCAGACACCTCAGACTCGCGGAATGGCTCTGGCTCAGATGCCAAACACAGAGATGATAGTCTTCCTAACACACCACCACTTCCTTCCGCAATGGGACGCAGAATGTCAATGGCAAGTAGACCCAAGCGACCTTCCTTCTATACCCTGCTAGTGTGAGTTATCGCTCCTTAGCATAGCACTAGCTCAGGTCTTGGGCTTTACTGGTTTGTTCAGAATTGTGATCAAATAGAGCGGAAAATAATGTTGAGTTATTTCATACCAAGTTAAGTCTTTGAGAAATATAACTGTTGCAGcagaaagacattttaaaaacaaaacaaaattaaaggcATCAGGCACTATGAAtcttatgaaaagaaattttgggaATGGGGGAGGTGCATACAAGCAAATAGTGTTGCCACTGCTATCAATGTTAATATTAATGTAAAGGCTTGTTGTCTTCCACAGATGAACAAACAGGGTAAATAGTATCTCCCTCAATCCTCCTTGAAGCATACTTTACCCTATTTTTCAGTTTGGGAACTGAGGTTAAGGGCGTCATGAAGGGTACGTTATATCCACAGCTGAG
Encoded here:
- the GJA10 gene encoding gap junction alpha-10 protein — translated: MTMGDWNLLGSILEEVHIHSTIVGKIWLTILFIFRMLVLGVAAEDVWDDEQAEFICNTEQPGCSNICYDKAFPISLIRYWVLQVIFVSSPSLVYMGHALYRLRALEKERQRKKAHLKAQLEEIELILEEHRRIERELRKLEEQKKVNKAPLQGALLWTYILHILTRSVLEVGFMVGQYLLYGFQMYPLYKCTRPPCPNTVDCFVSRPTEKTIFMVFMHSIAAVSLFLNVLEIVHLGIKKIKKTLCGTLKEELVATDNDVNFSKKNSVIQQICIMSNSSPQGSFKFMPDQQVGLPAYLAPEEGFTPAEQNQNPINAEQQWCSNQRSKPNQHQGQLHHLCRHLEHPHEWDQHHRQLPRHLKNLMGQRHDYQQQNESSSSEDVQKSSQQGTNSYRKNEQHPLEHSKNPQHGPKACIISSHMDSPQGILRKHSRALSCKDLGTDRCDSPDSGRPQNRKSSFLSRVLSESQLDTDSDTSDSRNGSGSDAKHRDDSLPNTPPLPSAMGRRMSMASRPKRPSFYTLLV